A section of the Methanoregula formicica SMSP genome encodes:
- the aspS gene encoding aspartate--tRNA(Asn) ligase, with amino-acid sequence MRTPIAQVTPASGSAEIAGWVHEVRDLGGLAFMLIRDRTGIIQVTIPKKKVSEQVLAAVKAVSRESVVRVSGPVKAIDKAPGGRELVPESIEIISLAETPLPLDVSEKVPAELDTRLDARFLDVRRPRVAAVFEIRSAACYAINQFLHDAGFTAITTPKIVAAATEGGTELFPIAYFDKEAFLNQSPQLYKQMMMAAGCEKVYEIGPIFRAEEHATTKHLNEATSIDIEVSFADHLEVMRILENLIIHTYGYVEKTCSAQIANIGVEDFAVPKAGFPRLPYAEAIEIAKKGIEEPIKYGDDISPAAERAIGAEMGGHYFIVDWPSEIRPYYAMQYENDPSICKAFDMMHPRMELSSGAQREHRYDRLVQQIKQKGLNPESFEFYLKPFRYGIPPHAGWGLGADRLVMTMLGLSNVREAVLFPRDMHRLVP; translated from the coding sequence ATGCGCACGCCCATTGCACAGGTCACCCCCGCATCCGGTTCCGCCGAGATCGCCGGCTGGGTCCACGAGGTCAGGGATCTCGGCGGACTCGCCTTCATGCTGATCCGCGACCGGACCGGCATCATCCAGGTGACCATCCCGAAGAAGAAAGTATCCGAACAGGTCCTTGCCGCGGTCAAGGCAGTCTCCCGGGAATCGGTTGTCCGGGTCAGCGGCCCGGTCAAGGCCATCGACAAGGCGCCCGGCGGCCGCGAGCTTGTCCCGGAATCGATCGAGATCATCAGCCTTGCCGAAACCCCCCTCCCGCTCGATGTCTCCGAGAAGGTCCCGGCCGAGCTCGACACCCGGCTCGATGCACGGTTCCTCGACGTGCGGCGGCCCCGTGTTGCTGCGGTCTTCGAGATCCGAAGCGCTGCGTGCTATGCAATCAACCAGTTCCTCCACGACGCAGGATTCACCGCCATAACCACGCCCAAGATCGTGGCGGCGGCAACAGAAGGAGGCACCGAGCTCTTCCCGATCGCCTACTTCGACAAGGAGGCCTTCCTCAACCAGAGCCCGCAGCTCTACAAGCAGATGATGATGGCAGCAGGTTGCGAGAAGGTGTACGAGATTGGCCCGATCTTCCGTGCCGAGGAGCATGCAACGACAAAGCACCTCAACGAGGCTACCTCGATCGATATCGAGGTCTCGTTTGCCGACCATCTCGAGGTCATGCGCATCCTTGAGAACCTCATCATCCACACCTACGGGTACGTAGAGAAGACCTGCAGCGCCCAGATCGCCAACATCGGTGTCGAGGACTTTGCTGTCCCGAAGGCCGGTTTCCCCCGGCTCCCGTACGCGGAGGCCATCGAGATTGCAAAGAAGGGAATCGAAGAGCCGATCAAGTACGGCGACGACATCAGCCCGGCAGCAGAACGGGCGATCGGTGCCGAGATGGGCGGTCACTATTTCATTGTTGACTGGCCATCCGAGATCCGGCCCTATTATGCCATGCAGTACGAGAACGACCCCTCGATCTGTAAGGCGTTCGACATGATGCACCCGCGGATGGAGCTCTCGAGCGGCGCCCAGCGTGAGCACCGGTATGACCGGCTCGTGCAGCAGATCAAACAGAAGGGTCTCAATCCCGAGAGCTTCGAGTTCTACCTCAAGCCGTTCCG